A region of the Nitrososphaerota archaeon genome:
CTTAGACGTATACTTTGTAAATGGGCTTTACCCTGAAAGAGTTTTAAAGGCATTACGCGGAGAGGAGACCATAGCCACACGTGTGTCTAGAAGGGTAGAATCTTGAGGGAAGACGAGAAAGAGATCATAGCGAAGAGGAAGCTGGACGGACTAAAAATCCCTCTAGAGCGAGATGTCCAAGCCCGCACAGCAACAACCCTTCTGGAGTGTGTGCATCTGATCCATAACGCATTGCCTGAAATAGACTTCAACGAGATAGACACGTCAACGACCTTTCTGAACCATAGATTCGGAGCACCTATACTAATAGATGCGATGACAGGCGGTACACCTGAAGCGGCGAAGGTTAACGCGAATCTAGCGGCTGCTGCAGAGCGGCTGAACCTAGGTATGGTGCTCGGAAGCCAAAGAGCAGCACTACTTGGTGAAGACCTAGCAGAAACCTACAGGGTGGCTAGGAATGAAGGGCCCAGCATCTTTCTGGCAGCCAACATAGGCGGAGCGCAGCTCGCAAGAGGTCTAAGTTTAGACGATATTAAGAAGCTGATCGATATTGTGAAGGCGGACGCACTTGTAGTCCATCTTAACCCGTTGCAGGAGCTCATACAACCAGAAGGTGAACCAACCTACAAAGGGGTTCTAGCCAAGATACGCGAGCTGACTAAACAGCTGAGCCTACCAGTTATAGTTAAGGAAGTAGGTTGCGGGCTGTCCAAAGAAGTAGCCCTAAAGCTAGAGCTGGCTAATGTAGCAGCATTGAATGTAGCTGGTGCTGGTGGAACAAGCTGGGCTGGTATAGAACACCACCGTGCACGAGAAGCTGAAGCTGATCAGAAGGCTGAGCTAGGCGAGATCTTCTGGGACTGGGGGATACCGACAGCTGCTGCTCTTATCGAAGTTGTTAAAGCTGTTAAGATCCCTGTAGTAGCCTCAGGAGGCATCAGAACTGGTTTAGATGCCGCCAAATGTGTCGCTCTGGGTGCAGCGCTGAGCGGGATGGCCTACCCTCTCCTTAAAGCGGCTGTCGTTTCTAAAGAAGAATTGGAAAATACGCTTAAAAAGATAATCCTCCAATTTAAGGCGACCATGTTTCTAGTAGGTGCCAGAAGTGTCAGCGAGCTTAGAAACGTCCGAAAGGTTATCACACAGCCTCTAAAAGACTGGTTAACAGAGCGATAAAGGTTATCAATAACAAGCGCGTATCTCCGGTGATCTGAATTGGAGTGGGGTATGAGGAATAGGTTAGCTCAACTGATCCAGAAGGATGGGCGTGCACTCTTCCTACCAATAGACCACGGCTACTTTCAAGGACCTACTACGAGACTCGAAGAGCCTGGTAAGACTG
Encoded here:
- a CDS encoding type 2 isopentenyl-diphosphate Delta-isomerase — its product is MREDEKEIIAKRKLDGLKIPLERDVQARTATTLLECVHLIHNALPEIDFNEIDTSTTFLNHRFGAPILIDAMTGGTPEAAKVNANLAAAAERLNLGMVLGSQRAALLGEDLAETYRVARNEGPSIFLAANIGGAQLARGLSLDDIKKLIDIVKADALVVHLNPLQELIQPEGEPTYKGVLAKIRELTKQLSLPVIVKEVGCGLSKEVALKLELANVAALNVAGAGGTSWAGIEHHRAREAEADQKAELGEIFWDWGIPTAAALIEVVKAVKIPVVASGGIRTGLDAAKCVALGAALSGMAYPLLKAAVVSKEELENTLKKIILQFKATMFLVGARSVSELRNVRKVITQPLKDWLTER